One stretch of Streptomyces sp. A2-16 DNA includes these proteins:
- a CDS encoding carbohydrate ABC transporter permease, whose product MTTTTPPVGKRRGKGRGVFGNTGLYIAVGVAALLFLIPFYLIFRNALSTDPEITGENWKVLPSFQWGNVSELFNDPTVEFGRSMVNSLVVAVSSTLGTLLVCSLAGYGLARIPYKHANKVFYAVLATLMVPTAVTFVPSFVLVSSLGWVDTYRGLIIPGLFSGFTCFLFRQYFLGFPKELEEAARVDGLGYWGAYWRIVVPNSLNFFAAIATITFIGAWNSFLWPLVMGQDPSSWTVQIALSSFMTNQTVNFHLIFMAAAISILPLIFVFLFLQRWLVQGIAQTGIKG is encoded by the coding sequence GTGACCACCACCACTCCTCCGGTCGGCAAGCGGCGCGGCAAGGGCCGGGGCGTCTTCGGCAACACGGGCCTCTACATCGCCGTCGGTGTCGCCGCCCTGCTGTTCCTGATCCCCTTCTACCTGATCTTCCGCAACGCCCTCTCCACGGACCCGGAGATCACCGGCGAGAACTGGAAGGTGCTGCCCTCCTTCCAGTGGGGCAACGTCTCCGAACTGTTCAACGACCCCACGGTCGAGTTCGGCCGCTCCATGGTGAACTCGCTGGTCGTCGCCGTCTCCAGCACCCTGGGCACCCTCCTGGTCTGCTCGCTGGCCGGTTACGGCCTGGCCCGCATCCCCTACAAGCACGCCAACAAGGTCTTCTACGCCGTCCTCGCGACCCTGATGGTCCCGACGGCCGTGACCTTCGTCCCGAGCTTCGTGCTGGTCTCCTCCCTCGGCTGGGTGGACACGTATCGTGGCCTGATCATCCCGGGCCTGTTCAGCGGCTTCACCTGCTTCCTGTTCCGGCAGTACTTCCTGGGATTCCCGAAGGAGCTGGAGGAGGCGGCACGCGTGGACGGGCTCGGTTACTGGGGCGCGTACTGGCGGATCGTCGTACCCAACTCGCTGAACTTCTTCGCGGCCATCGCCACGATCACGTTCATCGGCGCCTGGAACTCCTTCCTGTGGCCCCTGGTCATGGGTCAGGACCCGAGCTCCTGGACCGTCCAGATCGCGCTCTCCTCCTTCATGACCAACCAGACCGTCAACTTCCACCTGATCTTCATGGCCGCCGCCATTTCGATCCTGCCCCTGATCTTCGTGTTCCTCTTCCTCCAGCGCTGGCTGGTGCAGGGGATCGCGCAGACCGGCATCAAGGGCTGA
- a CDS encoding sugar ABC transporter permease: MSTTTTRGVAQPAPAKASPARPRRGLRGNATFNFWLFTGPFLIGLVIFVFVPIFWSVWLSFFDARYTVTPSKFIGFDNYKQILTNSNFPDSLLTFTVFAAFIVPTTWALSLGLALLVNRLRFMRAFFRSVFFLPTAVSYVAAALIWKMSIFSGVRFGLMNTVLGWFGVENIAYLANPSPPWYWVVIVTLRLWIQSGFYMILFLAALQNIPTELYEAAAIDGAKPGWQTFRHITLPQLRATSTAVILLLLVAAYQAFDEFFNIIGQNATWAQTPLMELYKTALGTSQDYGAGSAGAVILSLLICLVTLIQGKFMGFGRGEDSK; this comes from the coding sequence ATGTCGACCACCACCACGCGCGGGGTCGCCCAGCCCGCCCCGGCCAAGGCCTCTCCGGCCCGGCCGCGGCGGGGCCTGCGGGGCAACGCCACCTTCAACTTCTGGCTCTTCACCGGGCCCTTCCTCATCGGCCTGGTGATCTTCGTCTTCGTTCCGATCTTCTGGAGCGTCTGGCTCAGCTTCTTCGACGCGCGGTACACCGTCACGCCGAGCAAGTTCATCGGCTTCGACAACTACAAGCAGATCCTGACCAACAGCAACTTCCCCGACTCGCTGCTGACCTTCACGGTGTTCGCCGCGTTCATCGTGCCCACCACCTGGGCGTTGTCACTGGGGCTCGCACTGCTGGTCAACCGGCTGCGGTTCATGCGCGCGTTCTTCCGCTCGGTGTTCTTCCTGCCGACCGCGGTCTCCTACGTGGCCGCCGCGCTGATCTGGAAGATGTCCATCTTCAGCGGTGTCCGCTTCGGCCTGATGAACACCGTTCTCGGCTGGTTCGGCGTCGAGAACATCGCTTACCTGGCCAACCCCAGCCCGCCCTGGTACTGGGTGGTCATCGTGACCCTGCGGCTGTGGATCCAGTCCGGGTTCTACATGATCCTGTTCCTGGCCGCGCTGCAGAACATCCCGACCGAGCTGTACGAGGCCGCCGCCATCGACGGCGCCAAGCCCGGCTGGCAGACCTTCCGGCACATCACGCTGCCGCAGCTGCGCGCCACGTCGACTGCCGTGATCCTGCTGCTGCTCGTCGCGGCCTATCAGGCGTTCGACGAGTTCTTCAACATCATCGGGCAGAACGCGACCTGGGCCCAGACACCGCTGATGGAGCTCTACAAGACCGCCCTCGGCACCAGCCAGGACTACGGCGCGGGCAGCGCGGGCGCGGTCATCCTGTCGCTGCTCATCTGTCTCGTCACCCTGATCCAGGGCAAGTTCATGGGCTTCGGAAGGGGGGAGGACTCCAAGTGA
- a CDS encoding sugar ABC transporter substrate-binding protein — translation MSAMSSTNWNRRNVMKAAMGLAAAGGLAACGGNNGRGGGSGSGTALTQYFHAYGEAGTEQAIKRYAAAYKKADVSTNWITGNNFESALFAALLTKKAPDVFEFHPQLQLVKSGQVADLTDLINPVKDDFNPNDIKSHTVDGKIYGIRMIDDPQFFYYRKSMFEKAKVEVPTTLEELIEAAAKLTTNKVKGVFLGNDFTAIQNVIIWSAGADTINANNEIAYHTDGVVEGLKQLRQLFTSGNVLLDAPTDFWDPSSLNQGLCAMQWGGMWSMPAMQKALGDDLGIFPFPKIGSAGKQSVYNGGWSIFVNAKGKNVEAAKEYVKWLWIDQKQYQEDWATSYGFHIPPRTSIANSATKLKTGLPAEGVKLFTDYGHFDNIAYDQTMQTAFAEVIASSVRKNGNPEAALDTCDKKVNVELKKLFG, via the coding sequence ATGTCGGCAATGAGCAGCACCAACTGGAACCGTCGTAACGTGATGAAGGCCGCGATGGGTCTGGCCGCCGCCGGCGGACTGGCCGCGTGCGGCGGCAACAACGGCCGTGGGGGCGGCTCGGGTTCGGGCACCGCCCTGACCCAGTACTTCCACGCCTACGGCGAGGCGGGCACGGAGCAGGCCATCAAGCGGTACGCGGCGGCGTACAAGAAGGCCGACGTGAGCACCAACTGGATCACGGGCAACAACTTCGAGTCCGCCCTCTTCGCGGCCCTGCTCACCAAGAAGGCGCCCGACGTCTTCGAGTTCCACCCGCAGCTCCAGCTCGTCAAGAGCGGCCAGGTGGCGGACCTGACCGACCTGATCAACCCGGTCAAGGACGACTTCAACCCGAACGACATCAAGTCCCACACAGTCGACGGGAAGATCTACGGGATACGGATGATCGACGACCCGCAGTTCTTCTACTACCGCAAGTCGATGTTCGAGAAGGCCAAGGTCGAGGTCCCGACCACGCTCGAGGAGCTGATCGAGGCCGCCGCCAAGCTCACCACCAACAAGGTCAAGGGCGTCTTCCTCGGCAACGACTTCACCGCGATCCAGAACGTCATCATCTGGTCCGCCGGCGCCGACACGATCAACGCCAACAACGAGATCGCCTACCACACGGACGGCGTCGTCGAGGGCCTGAAGCAGCTGCGCCAGCTGTTCACCAGCGGCAACGTGCTCCTGGACGCCCCGACCGACTTCTGGGACCCCTCCTCGCTCAACCAGGGCCTGTGCGCCATGCAGTGGGGTGGCATGTGGTCCATGCCGGCCATGCAGAAGGCGCTCGGCGACGACCTCGGCATCTTCCCGTTCCCGAAGATCGGCTCCGCAGGCAAGCAGTCCGTCTACAACGGCGGCTGGTCGATCTTCGTCAACGCCAAGGGCAAGAACGTCGAGGCCGCCAAGGAATACGTCAAGTGGCTGTGGATCGACCAGAAGCAGTACCAGGAGGACTGGGCCACCTCGTACGGCTTCCACATCCCGCCGCGTACCTCGATCGCCAACTCGGCCACCAAGCTCAAGACCGGCCTGCCCGCCGAGGGCGTGAAGCTCTTCACCGACTACGGCCACTTCGACAACATCGCCTACGACCAGACGATGCAGACCGCGTTCGCCGAGGTGATCGCGTCCTCCGTCCGCAAGAACGGCAACCCGGAGGCGGCGCTCGACACCTGCGACAAGAAGGTCAACGTCGAGCTCAAGAAGCTGTTCGGTTAG
- a CDS encoding glycoside hydrolase, with amino-acid sequence MHVSHPHRKRSALLTAAAAFAVAGPLISAPSASAATPTVAEVSPHAAQTIDNIGASGAWWVNDLKNFDPKVQAKVAKLLFSEDGLALSSYRYNIGGGGTGVTYAPRAPEDFLKDDGTYDWSKDKAGRTFLYAAAKYGVKDLIAFVNSAPAQWKTNAKSCGGYLKAENTQDYAKYVADVTAHFTKQGVKFDYISPFNEPTNSFDSCGQEGMLVPVDQRDDIVRALGAEQQARGQRTGIIADESSSTVNFNTEVPQWISQPDTAQYVDKLAHHTYNNPGDDQRAKIYETSKSVGKQSWSTEICCFGNGGTGWAQEYDPTIDGGLNLSRIIYKDFATAHDSAFQWWVALSEMIGTDPLARNSEGWNDGLIYYDPNYATNGNQTLYYTKRYYALGQYSKFVRPGSVAHNVTGAPDGVEVSTYDDHGKWVVVVNNHNTTDTALQLHFNSKTPVRASKAVRTSATESWAKVARPSVKGGTASATLPARSITTYVLDQKGHGTSAVTGALQGKQSGKCLTAGTSGAAINSCTGGPEQVWSYDAKGRLKGVNGYLTAGSSGLVTSPEATRDGSQQWLLNSNGQVVSEASGKCLDVGGQATAEGSKVGLWTCNGGTNQAWFKQ; translated from the coding sequence ATGCACGTGTCTCACCCCCACCGCAAGAGATCGGCCCTGCTGACAGCCGCAGCCGCGTTCGCTGTCGCGGGACCCCTGATATCCGCCCCGTCCGCCTCGGCCGCCACCCCCACGGTGGCCGAAGTGTCCCCGCACGCCGCCCAGACCATCGACAACATCGGCGCCTCGGGCGCCTGGTGGGTCAACGACCTGAAGAACTTCGACCCCAAGGTCCAGGCCAAGGTCGCCAAGCTGCTCTTCTCCGAGGACGGCCTGGCGCTGAGCAGCTACCGCTACAACATCGGCGGTGGCGGCACCGGGGTGACCTACGCGCCGCGCGCCCCCGAGGACTTCCTCAAGGACGACGGGACGTACGACTGGAGCAAGGACAAGGCGGGCCGTACGTTCCTGTACGCGGCCGCCAAGTACGGCGTGAAGGACCTGATCGCCTTCGTCAACAGCGCGCCCGCGCAGTGGAAGACCAACGCGAAGAGCTGCGGCGGCTATCTGAAGGCGGAGAACACCCAGGACTACGCGAAGTACGTCGCCGACGTCACCGCCCACTTCACCAAGCAGGGCGTGAAGTTCGACTACATCAGTCCCTTCAACGAGCCGACCAACAGCTTCGACAGCTGCGGCCAGGAGGGCATGCTGGTACCCGTCGATCAGCGCGACGACATCGTGCGGGCGTTGGGTGCCGAGCAGCAGGCCCGTGGCCAGAGGACCGGCATCATCGCGGACGAGTCCAGCAGCACGGTGAACTTCAACACCGAGGTCCCGCAGTGGATCTCGCAGCCGGACACCGCCCAGTACGTCGACAAGCTCGCCCACCACACGTACAACAACCCGGGCGACGACCAGCGGGCGAAGATCTACGAGACGTCCAAGTCGGTCGGCAAGCAGTCCTGGTCCACGGAGATCTGCTGCTTCGGCAACGGCGGTACGGGCTGGGCGCAGGAGTACGACCCCACGATCGACGGCGGTCTGAACCTGTCCCGGATCATCTACAAGGACTTCGCGACCGCGCACGACTCGGCGTTCCAGTGGTGGGTCGCCCTGTCGGAGATGATCGGCACCGATCCGCTCGCGCGCAACAGCGAGGGCTGGAACGACGGCCTGATCTACTACGACCCGAACTACGCCACCAACGGCAACCAGACCCTGTACTACACCAAGCGCTACTACGCGCTCGGCCAGTACAGCAAGTTCGTCCGGCCCGGCTCGGTCGCGCACAACGTGACCGGCGCACCGGACGGCGTCGAGGTGTCGACGTACGACGACCACGGCAAGTGGGTCGTCGTGGTCAACAACCACAACACCACCGACACCGCCCTGCAGCTGCACTTCAACAGCAAGACGCCGGTGCGCGCGAGCAAGGCCGTGCGGACCTCGGCGACCGAGAGCTGGGCGAAGGTCGCCAGGCCCTCGGTCAAGGGCGGCACGGCCTCGGCGACCCTGCCGGCCCGGTCCATCACGACGTACGTCCTCGACCAGAAGGGCCACGGCACTTCGGCGGTCACGGGCGCGCTCCAGGGCAAGCAGTCCGGCAAGTGCCTGACCGCGGGCACCTCCGGGGCGGCGATCAACAGCTGCACGGGCGGGCCCGAGCAGGTGTGGTCGTACGACGCGAAGGGTCGTCTGAAGGGCGTGAACGGCTATCTGACCGCGGGGAGTTCGGGTCTGGTGACGAGCCCGGAGGCGACCCGTGACGGCAGCCAGCAATGGCTGCTGAACTCCAACGGCCAAGTCGTCAGCGAGGCGTCGGGCAAGTGCCTGGACGTCGGCGGACAGGCGACGGCCGAGGGCAGCAAGGTCGGCCTGTGGACCTGCAACGGCGGGACCAACCAGGCCTGGTTCAAGCAGTAA
- a CDS encoding ROK family transcriptional regulator — MKRTSRDIRTANRYEVLRQIIAESPTSRQELAAATGLSLATVATLVGELLDLRMITEVGFEESAGGRPRGLVAVNASGGALIGVDIAETYVHVELFDLALNVLARAEEDVRPGESLPEQVVSHVAAAVGSVVAQAGIEGARVLGVGVSVPGQVDRATGISEYAPNWDWHDVPLVDLLSEYIAYPLYLDNPLRAVAVAELWFGAARGSGNAVVVTLGTGVGAGLVLGGALHRGVSNSAGEWGHNTIVLDGRLCRCGNHGCVETYVGAPGIMLNLQELSPDSELLHPGDQTATIAALARGMLTGDPVAQEVVRHTARYLGASIAHLVNLFNPEVVVLSSWVAAALGEPLVAEVREAVARHALPRPMAATEIVLSPIPTDPACLGAATFALEGALQSVGQRSATKRLAPARSKAHNPR; from the coding sequence GTGAAGCGCACATCACGTGACATCCGCACCGCGAACCGCTACGAGGTGCTGCGCCAGATCATCGCCGAGTCGCCCACGTCCCGGCAGGAGCTGGCGGCGGCCACCGGGCTGAGCCTGGCCACCGTCGCCACGCTCGTGGGCGAGCTGCTCGACCTGCGGATGATCACGGAGGTCGGTTTCGAGGAGTCGGCGGGCGGGCGCCCACGGGGTCTCGTGGCCGTCAACGCGTCGGGGGGCGCGTTGATCGGCGTGGACATCGCGGAGACCTACGTCCATGTCGAGCTGTTCGACCTCGCGCTGAACGTCCTGGCCCGCGCCGAGGAGGACGTCCGCCCCGGCGAGAGCCTCCCCGAGCAGGTGGTCAGCCATGTCGCCGCCGCCGTCGGCTCGGTGGTCGCGCAGGCCGGGATCGAGGGCGCCCGGGTGCTCGGCGTGGGCGTGAGCGTGCCGGGGCAGGTGGACCGCGCGACCGGTATCTCGGAGTACGCGCCCAACTGGGACTGGCACGACGTGCCGCTGGTGGACCTGCTCTCCGAGTACATCGCCTACCCGCTCTACCTGGACAACCCGCTGCGTGCCGTCGCCGTGGCCGAGCTGTGGTTCGGGGCCGCGCGCGGCAGCGGGAACGCCGTGGTGGTCACCCTCGGCACCGGTGTGGGCGCCGGGCTCGTGCTGGGCGGCGCCCTGCACCGCGGCGTGTCCAACAGCGCCGGCGAGTGGGGCCACAACACGATCGTCCTGGACGGACGCCTTTGCCGCTGCGGCAACCACGGCTGTGTGGAGACGTATGTGGGTGCCCCCGGGATCATGCTGAACCTGCAGGAGCTGAGCCCCGACAGCGAGCTGCTGCATCCGGGCGACCAGACGGCGACGATCGCCGCGCTGGCGAGGGGGATGCTCACCGGGGACCCGGTGGCGCAGGAGGTCGTCCGGCACACCGCCCGCTATCTGGGCGCCTCCATCGCGCACCTGGTCAACCTGTTCAACCCCGAGGTGGTCGTGCTCAGCAGCTGGGTCGCGGCCGCCCTCGGCGAGCCCCTGGTCGCGGAGGTGCGCGAGGCCGTCGCCCGGCACGCGCTGCCCCGGCCGATGGCCGCCACCGAGATCGTCCTCTCCCCGATCCCGACGGACCCGGCATGTCTGGGCGCGGCGACGTTCGCGCTCGAAGGGGCCCTCCAGTCGGTCGGGCAGCGGTCTGCAACAAAACGCCTCGCCCCGGCGAGGAGCAAGGCGCACAACCCCCGCTAG
- a CDS encoding FAD-binding protein yields MSETITNWAGNITYSAKELHRPSSPDRVAALVAESARVRVLGSGHSFNEIAEPGPEGVLLSIADLPPVIDVDTAARTVRVAGGVRYAELARAVHAHGLALPNMASLPHISVAGSVATGTHGSGVGNGPLSSAVREVELITADGSALTIGRGDPRFGGAVTSLGALGVVTALTLDLVPSFDVEQYVFTELPLAGLDPAGFETVMSAAYSVSLFTDWRAPGFRQVWVKRRTDQPLADFPWAAPATEKMHPVPGMPAVNCTEQFGAPGPWHDRLPHFRAEFTPSSGAELQSEYLLPRAHAVEALHAVEGIRETVAGVLQICEVRTVAADEQWLSPSYGRDTVALHFTWIEDTAAVLPVVRRLEEALHAFEARPHWGKVFTTPAGILRERYPRLGDFRELARELDPEAKFANAFVRSVLAD; encoded by the coding sequence ATGTCGGAGACGATCACGAATTGGGCGGGGAACATCACCTACTCCGCCAAGGAGCTGCACCGCCCCTCTTCGCCGGACCGGGTCGCCGCCCTGGTCGCGGAGAGCGCCCGGGTGCGGGTGCTGGGCAGCGGGCACTCCTTCAACGAGATCGCCGAGCCGGGCCCCGAGGGCGTCCTGCTCTCGATCGCCGACCTGCCGCCGGTGATCGACGTGGACACCGCCGCCCGTACGGTACGGGTCGCGGGCGGCGTCCGGTACGCCGAACTGGCCCGCGCGGTGCACGCCCACGGCCTCGCGCTGCCCAACATGGCGTCGCTGCCGCACATTTCCGTGGCCGGCTCGGTCGCGACCGGCACCCACGGTTCGGGGGTCGGCAACGGTCCGCTGTCCTCGGCGGTGCGCGAGGTGGAGCTGATCACGGCCGACGGCTCCGCGCTGACCATCGGCCGGGGCGACCCGCGCTTCGGCGGCGCGGTCACCTCGCTCGGCGCGCTCGGTGTCGTCACCGCGCTCACCCTGGACCTCGTGCCGTCGTTCGACGTGGAGCAGTACGTCTTCACCGAACTCCCCCTCGCCGGGCTGGACCCGGCGGGCTTCGAGACGGTCATGTCGGCGGCGTACAGCGTCAGCCTGTTCACCGACTGGCGGGCGCCGGGTTTCCGGCAGGTGTGGGTCAAGCGGCGCACGGACCAGCCGCTCGCCGACTTCCCGTGGGCCGCGCCCGCCACCGAGAAGATGCACCCGGTCCCGGGGATGCCCGCGGTCAACTGCACCGAGCAGTTCGGGGCGCCGGGGCCCTGGCACGACCGACTGCCGCACTTCCGGGCCGAGTTCACGCCGAGCAGCGGGGCGGAGCTCCAGTCGGAGTACCTGCTGCCGCGCGCGCACGCCGTCGAGGCGCTGCACGCGGTGGAGGGCATCCGGGAGACGGTCGCCGGCGTGCTGCAGATCTGCGAGGTGCGGACCGTGGCCGCCGACGAGCAGTGGCTCAGCCCTTCCTACGGCCGGGACACCGTGGCCCTGCACTTCACCTGGATCGAGGACACCGCGGCCGTCCTGCCGGTGGTGCGCCGGCTGGAGGAGGCGCTGCACGCCTTCGAGGCGCGGCCGCACTGGGGGAAGGTGTTCACCACGCCCGCCGGGATCCTGCGCGAGCGCTACCCGAGGCTCGGCGACTTCCGCGAGCTGGCGCGTGAGCTGGACCCCGAGGCAAAATTCGCCAACGCCTTCGTTCGGAGCGTACTCGCCGACTGA
- a CDS encoding hydroxyacid dehydrogenase, whose amino-acid sequence MPERPQALFAMTAENVPLVFPPQVLARLRESVDIDPGLVAEDLTDPALADVLARTEILVTGWGCPRLDAAVLDAAPALRAVLHSAGSVKGFVTPEIWRRGIAVSSAAEANALPVAEYTLAAILLAGKDVFVRRERLRAERVSPGWGVVRGIGNHGRRVGVIGASRIGRKVIELLRPFDLAVSLSDPYVDEAGAAKLGVPLLGLDELLRTSRIVTVHAPETPETRHLIGRRELALMPDGGVLINTARGSLVDTDALVDELRTGRLSAVLDVTDPEPLPADSPLHHLPGAFVTPHLAGSQGNELARLGLAVAEEAERVVSGAGLACPVHYAELERTA is encoded by the coding sequence TTGCCCGAGCGACCCCAGGCGCTGTTCGCCATGACCGCCGAGAACGTGCCGCTCGTGTTCCCTCCCCAGGTGCTGGCGCGCCTGCGGGAGTCCGTGGACATCGATCCCGGGCTGGTGGCCGAGGACCTCACCGACCCGGCGCTCGCGGACGTCCTGGCCCGCACCGAGATCCTCGTGACCGGCTGGGGCTGCCCCCGGCTGGACGCTGCCGTCCTCGACGCGGCCCCCGCACTCCGGGCCGTCCTCCACTCGGCCGGCTCGGTCAAGGGCTTCGTCACCCCCGAGATCTGGCGGCGCGGGATCGCCGTCTCCTCGGCCGCCGAGGCCAACGCGCTGCCCGTCGCCGAGTACACGCTCGCCGCGATCCTGCTGGCCGGGAAGGACGTCTTCGTGCGCCGCGAACGGCTGCGCGCCGAACGGGTGTCTCCCGGCTGGGGGGTCGTGCGCGGCATCGGCAACCACGGGCGGCGGGTCGGGGTGATCGGCGCGTCCCGGATCGGGCGCAAGGTGATCGAGCTGCTGCGGCCGTTCGACCTGGCGGTGAGCCTGAGCGATCCGTACGTCGACGAGGCGGGGGCCGCGAAGCTGGGTGTGCCCCTGCTGGGGCTGGACGAGCTGCTGCGCACCTCGCGGATCGTGACCGTCCACGCCCCGGAGACCCCCGAGACCCGGCATCTGATCGGCCGCCGCGAGCTGGCCCTCATGCCGGACGGAGGGGTCCTGATCAACACCGCGCGGGGCAGTCTGGTCGACACGGACGCCCTCGTGGACGAACTGCGCACCGGCCGCCTGTCCGCGGTCCTCGACGTCACCGACCCCGAGCCCCTGCCCGCGGACTCACCCCTCCACCACCTCCCGGGCGCCTTCGTCACCCCGCACCTCGCCGGGTCCCAGGGCAACGAGCTGGCGCGGCTGGGGCTGGCGGTCGCGGAGGAGGCGGAGCGGGTGGTGTCCGGAGCCGGGCTCGCGTGCCCGGTGCACTACGCCGAGCTGGAGCGAACGGCCTGA
- a CDS encoding pyridoxamine 5'-phosphate oxidase family protein, whose amino-acid sequence MAPDPLPETDLTRHRRLREQGSLDRADLEAILDAGFVCHLGVVVEGRPLVVPTVYGRVERRLYLHGSVASRSLAGGGPVCVTVTHVDGLVLARSVFEHGVNYRSAMIHGEARKVTDPEEKLAGLRRLTEHAAPGQWSYARRPSRKELAATTLLALRLDEASVKIRTGPPDDGEGPDAELGLWAGVLPLTSTWGAPVSDPSLPPETPVPAHIARREGTRHG is encoded by the coding sequence ATGGCTCCTGATCCCCTGCCCGAGACCGACCTCACCCGCCACCGGCGCCTGCGCGAGCAGGGCAGCCTGGACCGGGCGGACCTCGAGGCGATCCTCGACGCCGGGTTCGTCTGTCATCTCGGAGTCGTCGTCGAGGGGCGGCCGCTGGTCGTGCCCACGGTGTACGGGCGCGTCGAGCGGCGGCTCTATCTGCACGGCTCGGTGGCCAGCCGCAGTCTCGCGGGCGGCGGACCGGTCTGCGTGACCGTCACGCACGTCGACGGACTGGTCCTCGCACGGTCCGTCTTCGAGCACGGCGTCAACTACCGCAGCGCCATGATCCACGGCGAGGCCCGCAAGGTGACCGACCCCGAGGAGAAGCTGGCGGGCCTGCGCCGGCTGACCGAGCACGCCGCGCCGGGGCAGTGGTCGTACGCGCGCAGGCCGAGCCGCAAGGAACTCGCGGCCACCACCCTGCTCGCCCTCCGCCTCGACGAGGCCTCCGTCAAGATCCGTACCGGCCCGCCCGACGACGGTGAGGGGCCCGACGCCGAACTCGGCCTGTGGGCCGGTGTGCTTCCGCTCACCTCGACGTGGGGCGCGCCCGTTTCCGACCCGTCACTGCCCCCGGAAACGCCCGTACCGGCCCATATCGCACGCCGAGAGGGGACCCGGCACGGGTGA
- a CDS encoding radical SAM protein produces the protein MGSRTALVEDLMERFPQVPREAVFKEDLLRGGVAFDPSALSDNESGEVKPKSYFIFSFDHGTLPELGEAALRRPPEEIILTGGPYDLRRTVVSVRVNPSSPYRVAADDQGVLGLYLDGKRIADVGVPPMPEYYRHKLSSGKSVMEVAPTIQWGYLIYLTVFRVCQYFGAKEECQYCDINHNWRQHKAAGRPYTGVKDVEEVLEALEIIDRYDTAKASTAYTLTGGAITKTVSGRDEADFYGHYAKAIEERFPGRWIGKVVAQALPRDDVQRFKDYGVQIYHPNYEVWDEYLFKMYCPGKERYVGRDVWHKRILDSAEVFGARNVIPNFVAGVEMAEPFGFKTVDEAIASTTEGLRFFMSHGITPRFTTWCPEPTTPLGKANPQGAPLEYHIRLLQAYRQTMEDFGLSSPPGYGPPGPGRAVFSVSSFMDSLPATPEPVEV, from the coding sequence ATGGGCAGCCGTACCGCGCTGGTCGAGGATCTGATGGAGAGGTTTCCGCAGGTACCGCGGGAAGCCGTCTTCAAGGAGGACCTGCTGCGAGGCGGTGTGGCCTTCGACCCGTCCGCCCTCAGTGACAACGAGTCGGGTGAGGTGAAGCCGAAGTCGTACTTCATCTTCTCCTTCGACCACGGGACCCTGCCGGAGCTGGGCGAGGCCGCGCTCCGGCGGCCGCCGGAGGAGATCATCCTCACCGGTGGGCCGTACGACCTGCGCCGGACCGTCGTCTCGGTGCGGGTGAACCCCTCCTCGCCCTATCGCGTCGCCGCCGACGACCAGGGTGTGCTCGGGCTCTACCTCGACGGGAAGCGGATCGCCGACGTGGGCGTGCCGCCGATGCCGGAGTACTACCGGCACAAGCTCTCCAGCGGGAAGTCCGTCATGGAGGTCGCCCCGACCATCCAGTGGGGCTACCTGATCTACCTGACCGTCTTCCGGGTGTGCCAGTACTTCGGCGCCAAGGAGGAGTGCCAGTACTGCGACATCAACCACAACTGGCGCCAGCACAAGGCGGCCGGGCGGCCGTACACCGGGGTCAAGGACGTCGAGGAGGTCCTCGAGGCCCTGGAGATCATCGACCGGTACGACACCGCGAAGGCGTCCACCGCCTACACGCTCACCGGCGGCGCGATCACCAAGACCGTCTCCGGGCGCGACGAGGCCGACTTCTACGGCCACTACGCCAAGGCCATCGAGGAGCGCTTCCCGGGCCGGTGGATCGGCAAGGTCGTGGCCCAGGCGCTGCCGCGCGACGACGTGCAGCGGTTCAAGGACTACGGCGTGCAGATCTACCACCCCAACTACGAGGTGTGGGACGAGTACCTGTTCAAGATGTACTGCCCGGGCAAGGAGCGGTACGTCGGCCGGGACGTGTGGCACAAGCGCATCCTGGACTCGGCGGAGGTGTTCGGGGCGCGCAACGTGATCCCCAACTTCGTCGCGGGCGTCGAGATGGCGGAGCCCTTCGGCTTCAAGACGGTCGACGAGGCGATCGCGTCCACCACCGAGGGGCTGCGGTTCTTCATGTCGCACGGCATCACACCGCGCTTCACCACGTGGTGCCCCGAGCCGACGACCCCGCTCGGCAAGGCCAACCCGCAGGGCGCGCCGCTGGAGTACCACATCCGGCTGCTCCAGGCCTACCGCCAGACCATGGAGGACTTCGGCCTCTCCTCGCCCCCCGGCTACGGCCCGCCCGGACCCGGCCGCGCGGTCTTCTCCGTGAGCTCCTTCATGGACAGCCTTCCGGCGACGCCGGAGCCGGTGGAGGTCTGA